One genomic window of Fusarium fujikuroi IMI 58289 draft genome, chromosome FFUJ_chr01 includes the following:
- a CDS encoding related to GNAT family acetyltransferase: MSQATLRTSRLELRPLGHEHGDYIYQLDSNPEVMKYIGYGKPLTADESTIVHKLLLETASFGSGLGCWAGFAGDDFVGWWVLAPSQSNDDPPQVNKKRVEFGLRILPKFWGQGFAKEGSRALVKHGLEDLGVEEVFGETMAVNQGSRAIMAKIGLKHIRTFHNKYDNPPPGIEEGEVEYRVTRDEWSSQQACAA, translated from the coding sequence ATGAGCCAAGCAACCCTCCGTACCAGTCGTCTCGAGCTACGGCCTCTCGGGCACGAGCACGGAGATTATATCTATCAGCTCGACTCGAACCCGGAAGTCATGAAGTACATCGGGTACGGCAAGCCACTCACGGCTGACGAGTCGACCATTGTCCACAAACTGCTCCTCGAGACAGCATCATTTGGGTCTGGCCTCGGATGCTGGGCTGGATTTGCCGGGGACGATTTTGTGGGCTGGTGGGTGCTGGCGCCCAGTCAAAGCAACGACGATCCGCCTCAGGTGAACAAGAAGCGAGTCGAGTTCGGCCTAAGAATCCTTCCCAAGTTTTGGGGTCAGGGGTTCGCCAAAGAGGGTTCTCGAGCGCTGGTCAAGCATGGTCTCGAGGACCTCGGCGTGGAAGAGGTCTTTGGTGAGACCATGGCCGTTAACCAAGGGTCCCGAGCTATCATGGCAAAGATTGGACTCAAGCATATTCGAACGTTCCACAACAAGTACGACAACCCTCCTCCGGGAATCGAGGAGGGCGAGGTGGAATATCGAGTCACGAGGGATGAATGGTCATCACAACAAGCATGTGCTGCGTAG
- a CDS encoding related to multidrug resistance protein, whose product MSVTLDQSGTEKPKKSFLSSLKTCFIYLELLFAAGPTWVDYFLIALGTLCAVGAGVPFPLMGVLFGQLIDNFNGATCAADGSGSGASDAASDPLDYENAINDKVIKTAWIGAIALVLIYGHLTCWNIISQRLAQRLRTRYVSALLRQPPEFFDTRGSSGQVSSRLQGDITAVQAGTSEKVGHIITTMSFFVTVFIIAFTKQPRIAGILICMLPAFLLSGILGGRYLGKYVVKQTEASAAASSIASEALSHVAVVQAFGAAPRLEEKFAEHMARSRKYAIAKSSIAAIQTGMLYFIAYSGNALAFWQGSKKIAESVARNDGSTTVGEIYAIVYLLVDACVMLGGMAPTLPFLGAAVGAFQRLKEDIDAPSSIDGTSLEGVVLPPSAAKTLTFRNVSFEYASRRGQPVLDNVTLDFPAGKYTAIVGLSGSGKSTIASLIARLHDPTEGTVELEGHDLRELNVKSLRSFISFVQQEPSLLDRSILENIALGLVNSPKESHKHLKSLLKGPELAKLAAEGKDALDSAASLGPEFVEIANLVRHAAEQADAASFIERLELGYGTTAGPKGSLVSGGQRQRIALARALIRDPEVLVLDEATAALDSASEKRIQLAVERAAAEKRTIISIAHRLSTIRNADNIVVMKAGRVAEQGTYHDLMAKEDGEFAYMAKLQTVGNKSDTGSVDGDSIGASTLRNDTQLNEKTEIFEAKQSLDSQVLGREKEDTKKKEEIASDDHELDNVKPFSSVVRGLAWLIRPSLGWFTLAMIAAVFVGATFSGSGIIFGFTVGALNPCANTLDHIRSMGNMFAGLFFMLAGVELIANFLAWLGFGIVAERLLYNLRVLSFRSLLEQGIHWHQSEGRTPTSLLGIITKDSMSVGAFSGSTFGTVFAILINVLIAVIISHIFAWKIALVCLVTLPILLGSGFMQLRMLARYEERHREAFSTATALATEAIQSIRTVAVLSLENEYMEGFARLLKPPREQVVRASVTTNIWLAISYTTGTFINALAYWWGSQLIMKGEYTQKDFLIILVAMLTSAQLWSGMFSLAPEFSRARLALSRVMTVVNLGSSTHTGQPGQDPSKTGGDIEASGGEKSLNPEDNHRRGGAKVTFKGVSFAYPSRPDATILDNVSFALPPNQFCGLVGPSGAGKSTIMNLVQRLYEPTSGSVLIDDNDISKLPASFRDTIALVPQDPALFDGSVRFNVGLGAPPGHEATDDEIEEACRLANIHDVIEALPDGYDTECGPSASRLSGGQRQRLAIARALVRRPRLLLLDESTSALDAASEAALQEGLERASRGTTVLAITHRLHTVQKADIIFIVENGQIVDSGRHSQLMERRESYRLNAMQQMLQ is encoded by the exons ATGTCCGTCACACTTGATCAGTCGGGCACAGAGAAGCCGAAGAAAAGCTTTCTCTCA TCTCTCAAAACCTGTTTCATTTACCTTGAACTCTTGTTCGCCGCGGGCCCGACCTGGGTTGATTACTTCCTCATCGCGTTGGGTACTCTCTGCGCCGTTGGAGCTGGTGTTCCCTTCCCTCTTATGGGCGTACTATTCGGCCAACTCATCGACAACTTCAACGGAGCCACTTGCGCCGCAGATGGTAGCGGTTCGGGAGCGAGTGATGCAGCATCTGATCCTCTTGACTATGAGAATGCTATCAACGACAAGGTTATAAAGACTGCCTGGATCGGCGCTATTGCACTTGTCCTGATCTATGGTCATCTGACCTGTTGGAACATCATCAGCCAGCGTCTTGCTCAGCGTTTACGGACTCGCTATGTGTCCGCACTTCTGCGCCAACCTCCAGAATTCTTCGACACTCGTGGATCATCCGGGCAAGTCTCAAGCCGACTCCAAGGCGATATCACAGCTGTGCAGGCCGGTACGTCAGAGAAGGTTGGCCACATCATCACAACCATGAGCTTCTTCGTCACTGTCTTCATTATTGCCTTCACAAAACAGCCAAGAATCGCCGGTATCCTCATTTGTATGCTCCCagcctttcttctttccgGAATACTAGGAGGAAGATACCTAGGCAAGTATGTGGTCAAACAGACGGAAGCATCCGCTGCAGCCTCTTCCATTGCTTCCGAAGCTCTGTCGCACGTTGCTGTCGTTCAAGCTTTCGGTGCCGCTCCCCGCCTTGAAGAGAAGTTTGCAGAGCACATGGCCCGTTCTCGCAAGTACGCCATAGCCAAGTCTTCCATTGCCGCTATCCAGACCGGTATGCTATACTTCATCGCTTACTCCGGCAACGCCCTAGCTTTCTGGCAGGGCAGTAAAAAGATCGCTGAATCTGTGGCACGAAACGACGGGAGCACGACTGTTGGTGAGATTTATGCCATTGTCTACCTTCTCGTAGACGCTTGCGTCATGCTGGGAGGAATGGCACCTACTCTTCCATTTTTAGGAGCAGCCGTAGGCGCATTCCAGCGGCTCAAGGAAGACATTGATGCTCCTTCATCCATCGACGGCACTTCATTGGAGGGTGTTGTATTACCTCCAAGTGCGGCAAAGACCCTCACATTCCGCAATGTGTCATTCGAGTATGCCTCTCGGCGAGGCCAGCCTGTCCTTGACAACGTCACCCTTGACTTCCCTGCTGGAAAATATACGGCGATTGTTGGGCTTTCGGGGAGCGGCAAAAGTACTATCGCATCACTGATAGCACGCCTGCATGATCCCACCGAGGGCACGGTCGAGCTGGAAGGACACGACTTGCGAGAACTCAACGTCAAGTCTCTCCGAAGTTTTATTAGCTTCGTTCAGCAAGAACCCTCGCTTCTCGATAGGTCCATCCTCGAAAACATCGCACTAGGTCTTGTGAACTCTCCAAAGGAGTCCCACAAACACCTCAAGTCATTGCTCAAGGGCCCCGAGCTTGCGAAGCTGGCTGCCGAGGGAAAGGACGCACTAGATTCAGCTGCATCTCTGGGACCCGAGTTCGTCGAAATTGCCAATTTGGTCCGTCACGCCGCTGAGCAAGCTGATGCGGCCAGCTTCATTGAACGTCTTGAATTAGGCTACGGTACGACTGCTGGCCCCAAGGGGTCGCTTGTGAGTGGTGGTCAGAGACAGCGCATTGCGCTTGCTCGGGCTTTGATCCGTGATCCTGAAGTCCTTGTCCTGGACGAAGCAACGGCAGCTCTCGATTCTGCCAGTGAGAAGAGAATCCAGCTCGCTGTCGAgagggctgctgctgagaagagaaCCATCATCTCGATTGCGCATCGTCTATCCACTATACGCAATGCCGACAATATTGTCGTCATGAAGGCTGGCCGAGTCGCTGAGCAAGGAACTTATCACGATCTTATGGCCAAAGAGGATGGCGAATTTGCGTACATGGCAAAGCTGCAGACAGTCGGCAATAAGAGTGACACAGGATCTGTGGACGGCGATTCGATTGGGGCTTCAACTCTCCGAAACGACACGCAGCTGAACGAAAAGACCGAAATTTTTGAGGCGAAGCAGTCACTTGATTCCCAGGTATTGGGCCGTGAAAAGGAGGataccaagaagaaagaagaaatagcATCAGATGATCATGAGCTGGACAATGTGAAGCCATTCAGCTCTGTCGTCAGGGGTCTTGCATGGTTGATTCGACCATCCCTGGGCTGGTTCACCCTCGCCATGATCGCTGCTGTCTTCGTTGGGGCTACCTTTTCTGGTTCCGGTATCATATTTGGCTTCACTGTGGGAGCGCTCAACCCTTGTGCAAATACGCTCGACCACATAAGATCCATGGGCAACATGTTTGCAGGCCTGTTCTTCATGCTCGCGGGCGTGGAGCTTATAGCCAACTTTCTTGCTTGGCTGGGCTTCGGCATTGTCGCTGAAAGGCTTCTCTACAACCTGCGGGTTCTGTCGTTCCGATCCTTGCTGGAGCAGGGCATACACTGGCATCAGTCTGAAGGACGAACGCCGACCAGCCTCCTTGGCATCATTACCAAAGACAGCATGTCTGTGGGTGCCTTTAGTGGTTCAACTTTCGGCACCGTGttcgccatcctcatcaatgtTCTCATCGCGGTCATTATTTCCCATATCTTTGCTTGGAAGATTGCCTTGGTGTGCCTTGTGACGCTTCCAATATTGCTTGGCTCAGGCTTCATGCAGCTGCGCATGCTGGCGCGTTATGAAGAGCGACACCGCGAGGCCTTCTCTACTGCCACCGCACTTGCAACCGAGGCTATTCAGTCCATCCGCACAGTGGCCGTCCTATCCCTTGAGAATGAGTACATGGAAGGTTTCGCCCGATTATTGAAGCCTCCGAGGGAGCAGGTTGTGCGAGCCTCAGTCACAACTAATATCTGGCTGGCCATCTCATACACAACCGGCACCTTTATCAATGCTCTCGCGTATTGGTGGGGCTCGCAGCTCATCATGAAGGGGGAGTATACTCAGAAGGACTTCCTTATTATATTGGTCGCCATGTTGACGAGTGCCCAGCTTTGGAGTGGCATGTTCTCACTTGCTCCGGAATTCTCTCGTGCTCGTCTGGCCCTGTCTCGCGTCATGACGGTCGTCAACTTGGGAAGTAGCACACACACGGGACAACCTGGACAGGATCCCTCCAAGACTGGGGGGGATATCGAAGCATCCGGTGGAGAAAAGTCGCTCAACCCAGAGGATAACCATCGTCGTGGAGGTGCAAAGGTGACGTTCAAGGGCGTTTCCTTTGCTTATCCTAGCCGACCCGATGCCACAATACTCGACAATGTCTCCTTCGCACTCCCGCCTAACCAGTTTTGTGGTCTTGTTGGTCCTTCAGGGGCGGGCAAATCGACCATCATGAACCTGGTCCAGCGTTTATACGAGCCCACGTCTGGCAGCGTCCTCATCGATGATAATGACATCAGTAAGCTTCCAGCGTCATTTCGAGATACAATTGCTCTAGTCCCTCAAGATCCTGCCCTCTTTGACGGTAGTGTGCGTTTCAATGTCGGCTTGGGAGCACCCCCGGGCCATGAAGCCACGGATGATGAAATTGAGGAAGCTTGCCGTTTGGCGAATATCCATGATGTTATTGAGGCCCTTCCCGATGGCTACGATACCGAATGCGGGCCCTCAGCTTCTCGTCTATCAGGCGGTCAAAGACAGCGCCTTGCAATCGCCCGTGCTCTTGTTCGTCGTCCCCGGCTACTGCTCCTAGATGAGAGTACCAGCGCGCTTGACGCCGCCAGCGAAGCAGCTCTTCAAGAGGGACTCGAGAGAGCATCAAGGGGCACGACAGTACTGGCTATCACTCATCGGCTGCATACTGTGCAGAAAGCCGACATCATTTTCATAGTTGAAAATGGACAGATTGTTGACAGTGGGCGGCATTCTCAACTGATGGAGCGGAGGGAAAGCTACAGACTGAATGCCATGCAGCAGATGTTGC